One stretch of Prunus persica cultivar Lovell chromosome G1, Prunus_persica_NCBIv2, whole genome shotgun sequence DNA includes these proteins:
- the LOC18790967 gene encoding pentatricopeptide repeat-containing protein At4g32450, mitochondrial isoform X1 has translation MWRRMVFLPSAQLQTLASSSASWRSSCLKLNFQPLISSSSSSMMPCQRCAALSSSRATFTSSSSASAFATGHEHDDIEAENEVDNLTTLQQKLNGARADGSRDPQQSSNQYNQSYNGVFWRNTGNMNNVVQQDGNFSGHYRQENGGLLQSHKLDGRNLGNGSIENPYASRQEGSIEVRQNPNAFGLQGNLGFQGNLNQNYIQHFAQNQQNLNGYYTRNDVMRHQNSSYGQYQQNPSCGQYQQNPIYGQNQPNPSYGKYHQAPSCGQYQQAPTSYGQQSQHVGQYQTNPDPFQNTIVDSQVASESKSERKLIEASESSPYSGTLEELDKFCKEGKVKEAVEILGMLEKQQVQVDLHLYFQLMQACGEAKALEEAKFVHENITRLLSPLNVSTYNRILEMYSKCGSMDSTFMVFNQMPNRNLTSWDIMIAWLAKNGLGEDAIDLFTEFKKAGLKPDGQMFIGVFYACSVLGDTTEGLLHFESMSKDYGIVPSMDHYVSVVDMLGSTGYLEEALEFIEKMPLEPNVDVWKTLMNLCRVHGQLELGDRCAELVEQLDASSLNEQSKAGLVPVKDSDLVKEKEKKKLAAQNLLEVRSRVHEYRAGDTSHPENDKIYAQLRGLREQMKEAGYIPETRFVLHDIDQEGKEDALLAHSERLAVAYALLSSPARSPVRVIKNLRVCGDCHNALKIISKIVGRELIMRDAKRFHHFKDGLCSCRDYW, from the exons ATGTGGAGGCGAATGGTATTTCTGCCATCAGCTCAGTTGCAAACCCTTGCCTCATCATCAGCCTCATGGAGATCCTCATGCCTCAAACTCAACTTTCAACCCCTCatctcttcatcttcatcttccatGATGCCATGTCAGAGATGCGCTGCTCTCTCCTCATCCCGCGCCACCTTCACTTCCTCTTCCAGTGCATCTGCCTTTGCTACAGGTCACGAGCACGATGACATTGAGGCTGAGAATGAGGTTGACAACTTAACTACA TTGCAACAGAAACTAAATGGGGCTCGTGCAGATGGTTCAAGGGATCCCCAGCAGAGCTCAAATCAGTATAATCAAAGTTACAATGGGGTTTTCTGGAGAAACACAGGCAACATGAATAACGTAGTTCAACAAGATGGAAATTTTAGTGGGCATTATCGGCAAGAAAATGGAGGGCTGCTGCAGAGCCATAAACTGGATGGGAGAAATTTAGGAAATGGAAGTATAGAGAATCCTTATGCATCTCGGCAGGAGGGATCCATAGAAGTCAGACAGAACCCAAATGCTTTTGGTTTACAAGGCAATTTAGGGTTTCAGGGAAACCTAAATCAGAATTATATCCAACattttgcacaaaatcagcaAAATTTAAATGGTTACTACACAAGGAATGACGTGATGCGTCATCAGAACTCTAGTTATGGACAGTATCAGCAGAACCCTAGTTGTGGACAATATCAACAGAACCCTATTTATGGACAAAATCAGCCGAATCCTAGTTATGGAAAATATCATCAAGCCCCTAGTTGTGGACAATATCAGCAAGCCCCTACAAGTTATGGGCAGCAAAGCCAACATGTTGGACAATATCAAACAAATCCGGATCCTTTTCAAAATACAATAGTGGATTCTCAAGTAGCAAGTGAGTCTAAATCTGAAAGAAAGCTTATTGAGGCTTCTGAAAGTAGCCCATATAGTGGTACTCTTGAAGAGTTGGATAAGTTTTGCAAGGAGGGCAAAGTTAAGGAGGCTGTGGAGATCTTGGGTATGCTAGAGAAGCAGCAGGTTCAGGTGGATTTGCATCTATATTTTCAGTTAATGCAGGCATGCGGGGAGGCTAAAGCTCTAGAAGAAGCAAAATTTGTTCACGAAAACATTACAAGATTACTGTCTCCCTTAAACGTGAGTACATACAACAGAATTTTGGAGATGTATTCCAAGTGTGGTTCTATGGACAGCACATTTATGGTTTTCAACCAGATGCCAAACCGCAATTTGACATCTTGGGACATTATGATAGCATGGCTTGCTAAGAATGGCCTTGGGGAAGATGCCATTGATTTATTTACTGAGTTCAAGAAAGCAGGTCTGAAACCTGATGGCCAAATGTTTATTGGTGTTTTCTATGCCTGTAGTGTATTGGGAGATACTACAGAAGGACTGCTGCATTTTGAATCAATGAGCAAAGATTATGGCATTGTCCCGAGTATGGATCATTATGTGAGTGTAGTAGATATGCTAGGAAGTACAGGCTATCTGGAAGAAGCTTTGGAGTTCATTGAAAAGATGCCATTGGAACCTAATGTCGATGTTTGGAAGACCTTGATGAATCTCTGCAGAGTTCATGGGCAGTTGGAGCTCGGGGATCGGTGTGCTGAGCTTGTTGAGCAGCTAGATGCCTCCAGCTTAAATGAGCAATCAAAGGCTGGCCTTGTTCCTGTAAAAGATTCAGACCTTGtaaaggagaaagagaagaaaaaattagcAGCGCAAAATCTTTTAGAAGTCAGGAGCCGAGTCCATGAATATCGAGCAGGAGATACATCTCATCCTGAGAATGATAAGATTTATGCTCAACTTAGGGGTTTAAGGGAACAAATGAAGGAGGCTGGTTACATTCCAGAGACTAGATTCGTATTACATGACATAGATCAGGAAGGCAAGGAAGATGCTCTGCTTGCCCATAGTGAGAGACTTGCTGTTGCTTATGCCCTCCTCAGCAGCCCAGCTCGTTCACCTGTTAGGGTAATCAAGAATCTTCGTGTTTGTGGTGATTGCCATAATGCATTGAAGATCATCTCAAAAATTGTAGGCAGAGAACTCATCATGCGAGATGCTAAGAGATTCCACCATTTCAAAGATGGCTTGTGCTCTTGTCGAGATTATTGGTGA
- the LOC18790967 gene encoding pentatricopeptide repeat-containing protein At4g32450, mitochondrial isoform X2: MWRRMVFLPSAQLQTLASSSASWRSSCLKLNFQPLISSSSSSMMPCQRCAALSSSRATFTSSSSASAFATGHEHDDIEAENELQQKLNGARADGSRDPQQSSNQYNQSYNGVFWRNTGNMNNVVQQDGNFSGHYRQENGGLLQSHKLDGRNLGNGSIENPYASRQEGSIEVRQNPNAFGLQGNLGFQGNLNQNYIQHFAQNQQNLNGYYTRNDVMRHQNSSYGQYQQNPSCGQYQQNPIYGQNQPNPSYGKYHQAPSCGQYQQAPTSYGQQSQHVGQYQTNPDPFQNTIVDSQVASESKSERKLIEASESSPYSGTLEELDKFCKEGKVKEAVEILGMLEKQQVQVDLHLYFQLMQACGEAKALEEAKFVHENITRLLSPLNVSTYNRILEMYSKCGSMDSTFMVFNQMPNRNLTSWDIMIAWLAKNGLGEDAIDLFTEFKKAGLKPDGQMFIGVFYACSVLGDTTEGLLHFESMSKDYGIVPSMDHYVSVVDMLGSTGYLEEALEFIEKMPLEPNVDVWKTLMNLCRVHGQLELGDRCAELVEQLDASSLNEQSKAGLVPVKDSDLVKEKEKKKLAAQNLLEVRSRVHEYRAGDTSHPENDKIYAQLRGLREQMKEAGYIPETRFVLHDIDQEGKEDALLAHSERLAVAYALLSSPARSPVRVIKNLRVCGDCHNALKIISKIVGRELIMRDAKRFHHFKDGLCSCRDYW; encoded by the exons ATGTGGAGGCGAATGGTATTTCTGCCATCAGCTCAGTTGCAAACCCTTGCCTCATCATCAGCCTCATGGAGATCCTCATGCCTCAAACTCAACTTTCAACCCCTCatctcttcatcttcatcttccatGATGCCATGTCAGAGATGCGCTGCTCTCTCCTCATCCCGCGCCACCTTCACTTCCTCTTCCAGTGCATCTGCCTTTGCTACAGGTCACGAGCACGATGACATTGAGGCTGAGAATGAG TTGCAACAGAAACTAAATGGGGCTCGTGCAGATGGTTCAAGGGATCCCCAGCAGAGCTCAAATCAGTATAATCAAAGTTACAATGGGGTTTTCTGGAGAAACACAGGCAACATGAATAACGTAGTTCAACAAGATGGAAATTTTAGTGGGCATTATCGGCAAGAAAATGGAGGGCTGCTGCAGAGCCATAAACTGGATGGGAGAAATTTAGGAAATGGAAGTATAGAGAATCCTTATGCATCTCGGCAGGAGGGATCCATAGAAGTCAGACAGAACCCAAATGCTTTTGGTTTACAAGGCAATTTAGGGTTTCAGGGAAACCTAAATCAGAATTATATCCAACattttgcacaaaatcagcaAAATTTAAATGGTTACTACACAAGGAATGACGTGATGCGTCATCAGAACTCTAGTTATGGACAGTATCAGCAGAACCCTAGTTGTGGACAATATCAACAGAACCCTATTTATGGACAAAATCAGCCGAATCCTAGTTATGGAAAATATCATCAAGCCCCTAGTTGTGGACAATATCAGCAAGCCCCTACAAGTTATGGGCAGCAAAGCCAACATGTTGGACAATATCAAACAAATCCGGATCCTTTTCAAAATACAATAGTGGATTCTCAAGTAGCAAGTGAGTCTAAATCTGAAAGAAAGCTTATTGAGGCTTCTGAAAGTAGCCCATATAGTGGTACTCTTGAAGAGTTGGATAAGTTTTGCAAGGAGGGCAAAGTTAAGGAGGCTGTGGAGATCTTGGGTATGCTAGAGAAGCAGCAGGTTCAGGTGGATTTGCATCTATATTTTCAGTTAATGCAGGCATGCGGGGAGGCTAAAGCTCTAGAAGAAGCAAAATTTGTTCACGAAAACATTACAAGATTACTGTCTCCCTTAAACGTGAGTACATACAACAGAATTTTGGAGATGTATTCCAAGTGTGGTTCTATGGACAGCACATTTATGGTTTTCAACCAGATGCCAAACCGCAATTTGACATCTTGGGACATTATGATAGCATGGCTTGCTAAGAATGGCCTTGGGGAAGATGCCATTGATTTATTTACTGAGTTCAAGAAAGCAGGTCTGAAACCTGATGGCCAAATGTTTATTGGTGTTTTCTATGCCTGTAGTGTATTGGGAGATACTACAGAAGGACTGCTGCATTTTGAATCAATGAGCAAAGATTATGGCATTGTCCCGAGTATGGATCATTATGTGAGTGTAGTAGATATGCTAGGAAGTACAGGCTATCTGGAAGAAGCTTTGGAGTTCATTGAAAAGATGCCATTGGAACCTAATGTCGATGTTTGGAAGACCTTGATGAATCTCTGCAGAGTTCATGGGCAGTTGGAGCTCGGGGATCGGTGTGCTGAGCTTGTTGAGCAGCTAGATGCCTCCAGCTTAAATGAGCAATCAAAGGCTGGCCTTGTTCCTGTAAAAGATTCAGACCTTGtaaaggagaaagagaagaaaaaattagcAGCGCAAAATCTTTTAGAAGTCAGGAGCCGAGTCCATGAATATCGAGCAGGAGATACATCTCATCCTGAGAATGATAAGATTTATGCTCAACTTAGGGGTTTAAGGGAACAAATGAAGGAGGCTGGTTACATTCCAGAGACTAGATTCGTATTACATGACATAGATCAGGAAGGCAAGGAAGATGCTCTGCTTGCCCATAGTGAGAGACTTGCTGTTGCTTATGCCCTCCTCAGCAGCCCAGCTCGTTCACCTGTTAGGGTAATCAAGAATCTTCGTGTTTGTGGTGATTGCCATAATGCATTGAAGATCATCTCAAAAATTGTAGGCAGAGAACTCATCATGCGAGATGCTAAGAGATTCCACCATTTCAAAGATGGCTTGTGCTCTTGTCGAGATTATTGGTGA